Proteins encoded within one genomic window of Alcanivorax sp. REN37:
- the truA gene encoding tRNA pseudouridine(38-40) synthase TruA codes for MARIALGVEYDGSRYRGWQAQQSGIRSVQVAVEAALSKVANEPVSVVCAGRTDAGVHARGQVIHFDTSAERTPRSWVHGANANLPDDISILWAQPVSEEFHARFSARARSYQYLIYNSPVRPALFREQLTWNFRPLDVARMQAGAQHLLGTHDFSSFRGIQCQAKSPVRTLHRLEVQRRGDMVVIEANANAFLMHMVRNIAGVLMAVGSGKQEPEWVAQVLAACDRTQGGVTAPPYGLYMMAVEYEPQLLVVPQLPSPLFERL; via the coding sequence ATGGCCCGCATTGCGTTGGGAGTTGAGTACGACGGTAGCCGCTACCGTGGCTGGCAAGCACAGCAGAGTGGCATTCGTTCAGTGCAGGTAGCGGTAGAGGCTGCGCTGTCGAAAGTAGCCAATGAGCCGGTTTCAGTGGTGTGCGCTGGGCGTACCGATGCCGGCGTGCATGCGCGCGGCCAGGTAATTCACTTCGATACCAGCGCTGAGCGCACGCCGCGCAGTTGGGTCCATGGCGCAAATGCCAATCTGCCGGACGATATCAGCATCCTTTGGGCGCAGCCGGTGAGCGAGGAATTCCATGCGCGGTTCTCAGCGCGGGCGCGCAGCTACCAGTACCTGATTTACAACAGTCCGGTGCGACCGGCGTTGTTCCGTGAGCAGCTGACTTGGAATTTCCGCCCGTTGGATGTGGCGCGCATGCAGGCCGGCGCACAGCATCTGCTCGGCACCCACGATTTCAGTTCGTTTCGCGGTATTCAGTGCCAAGCGAAGTCGCCGGTCCGTACCCTGCATCGGTTGGAGGTGCAGCGCCGCGGTGACATGGTGGTGATCGAAGCGAACGCCAACGCGTTCCTGATGCATATGGTGCGCAATATCGCCGGCGTGTTGATGGCGGTGGGCAGCGGCAAGCAGGAGCCGGAGTGGGTGGCTCAGGTGTTGGCGGCCTGTGATCGCACCCAGGGTGGTGTGACCGCGCCACCTTATGGCCTCTACATGATGGCGGTGGAGTACGAGCCGCAATTGCTGGTGGTGCCGCAGCTGCCGTCGCCGCTGTTCGAGCGACTGTGA
- a CDS encoding FimV/HubP family polar landmark protein, with amino-acid sequence MKLKLMLRGAGVGLTTLACALPLSALALGVGEYSLHSYLNQPLEMEVMLTDTEALDVEELCIGLAAPADFERVGVERQGLHSELQFDLQLMDDGTGLLKISTRQPVREPYLNFLVEYQWPSGRMLREYTVLLDPPSYASSFTPTTLTPARPAAAPQAPAAAAQPDAVAPSPTAAAAPTTAPASAPVATPATRSAAAQERYQVQARDTLWRIALDTRPNSAVSVQQTMVAIQQLNPDAFIRGNLNLVREGAVLRLPSEEEIRRITTRDANASVAEQERAWRAMSAPAAAARAPLDGTGSSTVTAPAPATSEGRVTLVAADEGTDGGAGSGDAQARGSDPAALENELAIRAENLDRLRRENDELRSRLGDLDEQLDTSGQLLQLRDAQIAQLQQALKQLQGDDTDPTLAPVVLSGTLDQSAAETAATDVSAAAPAATEAGTVPADEAVAAAPGAVAGGKPAAEQSVAADKEPAKPMPPRPPAPAPIAEPSVLDMLLENPMIPVGGGVALLLVLLLLARRRKQAAAAEPVVEEPATLAPVVGDVDAEPEAEAIEVTAVVPEMAPEPETDPLEEVDSFVAYGQYPQAVRHLRTAIAAAPTRLDLKKRLFDVLAESQDDAAFRQEATKLSGLNDELDEHISALRARVFAAPVAAADELDFDQDFSAAPVAQEPASELDFKFDLGGDSSHNLDSNAAEPALIMDLEDEQFDLDAPSFDLPASDATLNTEVSLSLDDIPEALELDSDLSLDDDLSLDFSLDVPVARAEEVAPALDVAPDDALTDLSDEDFALELDDEPAAAEAAPAPEVVAAAPANTDDEFDFLADADENATKLDLARAYLDMGDRDGARDILGEVVEEGSDAQQQEARTLLAQLD; translated from the coding sequence ATGAAGTTGAAACTCATGTTGAGAGGCGCGGGCGTGGGCCTGACTACCTTGGCCTGTGCCTTGCCGTTGTCAGCCTTGGCCCTCGGGGTCGGTGAGTATTCGTTGCACTCGTACCTGAACCAGCCCTTGGAAATGGAGGTGATGCTCACCGACACCGAGGCGCTGGATGTCGAGGAACTGTGCATCGGACTGGCCGCGCCGGCAGACTTCGAGCGAGTGGGGGTGGAGCGCCAAGGCCTGCATTCAGAGCTGCAGTTTGATCTGCAACTGATGGACGACGGCACTGGTTTGCTGAAAATCAGCACCCGTCAGCCGGTACGCGAGCCGTACCTGAACTTCCTGGTGGAATACCAGTGGCCGTCCGGCCGCATGCTGCGTGAGTACACCGTGTTGCTGGACCCGCCCAGCTACGCCTCATCCTTTACACCGACGACACTGACACCGGCGCGTCCGGCGGCGGCTCCGCAAGCGCCGGCCGCTGCTGCCCAGCCCGACGCAGTGGCGCCGTCTCCTACTGCGGCTGCGGCGCCAACGACAGCGCCTGCTTCTGCACCGGTGGCGACACCCGCAACACGTTCTGCCGCCGCGCAGGAGCGGTATCAGGTACAGGCCCGCGATACGCTGTGGCGCATTGCACTCGACACCCGCCCAAACAGCGCTGTGTCAGTGCAGCAGACCATGGTTGCGATCCAGCAACTGAACCCGGACGCCTTCATTCGCGGCAACCTCAATCTGGTGCGTGAAGGCGCCGTGTTGCGGCTGCCGAGCGAAGAAGAAATTCGTCGTATCACCACCCGTGACGCCAACGCCAGTGTCGCTGAGCAGGAGCGCGCTTGGCGCGCCATGAGCGCACCAGCCGCGGCCGCCCGGGCACCACTGGATGGCACCGGCAGCAGCACCGTTACGGCGCCGGCGCCGGCCACATCAGAAGGCCGGGTAACGCTAGTGGCGGCAGATGAAGGCACTGATGGCGGCGCCGGCAGTGGTGATGCCCAGGCGCGGGGCAGTGACCCAGCGGCGCTGGAAAACGAACTGGCCATTCGCGCCGAGAATCTGGACCGCCTGCGCCGTGAAAACGATGAACTGCGCAGCCGTCTTGGTGACCTAGACGAGCAACTGGATACTAGCGGCCAATTGCTGCAGCTGCGCGATGCACAGATTGCCCAGTTGCAACAGGCCCTGAAACAACTGCAGGGCGACGACACCGACCCGACTCTGGCGCCAGTGGTGCTCAGCGGTACGCTGGACCAATCCGCTGCTGAGACGGCCGCCACCGACGTCAGCGCTGCAGCACCTGCTGCCACAGAAGCGGGGACTGTTCCGGCGGATGAAGCGGTCGCCGCAGCCCCCGGCGCCGTAGCAGGCGGCAAGCCGGCTGCGGAACAGTCGGTTGCCGCAGACAAGGAGCCGGCCAAACCGATGCCGCCGCGTCCGCCGGCTCCGGCCCCGATTGCCGAGCCCAGCGTGTTGGACATGCTGCTCGAGAACCCGATGATCCCGGTTGGGGGGGGCGTCGCGTTGCTGCTGGTGTTGCTGTTGCTGGCACGTCGTCGCAAGCAAGCCGCTGCTGCCGAACCAGTGGTTGAAGAGCCGGCGACGCTGGCGCCTGTAGTGGGCGACGTAGATGCCGAGCCGGAAGCTGAGGCCATCGAAGTCACTGCGGTGGTACCCGAGATGGCGCCGGAGCCGGAAACCGATCCGCTGGAAGAAGTGGACAGCTTTGTTGCCTACGGCCAGTACCCGCAGGCGGTTCGCCATCTGCGTACAGCGATTGCTGCCGCACCGACCCGGCTCGATCTGAAAAAGCGCCTGTTCGATGTGTTGGCAGAAAGCCAAGATGACGCCGCGTTCCGCCAAGAAGCCACCAAGTTGTCTGGCCTCAACGACGAGTTGGACGAGCACATCAGCGCACTGCGGGCCCGTGTATTCGCTGCACCGGTGGCTGCTGCTGACGAGCTGGATTTTGACCAGGACTTTTCCGCCGCCCCGGTGGCGCAGGAGCCGGCGTCGGAGCTGGATTTCAAATTCGATCTCGGCGGCGATAGCAGCCATAATCTGGACAGCAATGCGGCGGAGCCGGCGCTGATCATGGATCTGGAAGACGAGCAGTTCGATCTCGACGCACCGAGCTTCGACCTACCGGCCAGCGATGCCACCTTGAACACGGAGGTGTCGCTGTCACTGGACGATATTCCGGAGGCTCTGGAGCTGGACAGCGACCTCTCGCTCGATGACGACCTGTCGCTGGACTTTAGCTTGGATGTGCCGGTCGCTCGCGCAGAGGAGGTGGCGCCGGCGCTAGATGTGGCGCCAGACGACGCGCTAACTGATCTGAGTGACGAAGACTTCGCCCTAGAGTTGGACGACGAGCCGGCTGCGGCGGAAGCGGCGCCAGCGCCTGAGGTGGTGGCTGCGGCACCGGCGAACACCGATGACGAGTTCGATTTCCTCGCCGACGCGGATGAAAACGCTACCAAGCTCGATCTGGCCCGGGCCTATCTGGACATGGGTGATCGTGACGGTGCCCGCGACATTCTCGGCGAAGTGGTAGAAGAGGGCAGTGACGCGCAGCAGCAGGAAGCACGCACGTTGCTCGCACAACTCGACTGA
- a CDS encoding aspartate-semialdehyde dehydrogenase, with translation MSAQFNLAVVGATGLVGGALLELINELPLPLGEVSLVASAESAGKRLQVREHYVSVAALESFDFSTVQLAIFAVPEAVALQWAPQAADAGVVVVDLSGAFAADTDVPLVVPEVNLELLEDFRNRGIVASPAPASMQLAMTLKSLLNMAGLEQAAAVVLEPAAHYGRAGVDDLARQTARLMNAQEVEPGVFGRQLAFNVLPTIGEPLGSGATRAELRVALETLRLLGEPGLRLSVTIQQVPTFHGCNVALSCESVQPLALEQWLTALMQQPGLRVQPDHEPASAVTDAVGDDMVWLSRLRKDLSREQGFQLSLVTDNLRKGSALNALQIVDLLIKHHLS, from the coding sequence ATGAGCGCACAGTTCAATCTGGCCGTGGTGGGGGCCACCGGTCTCGTCGGTGGCGCCCTGCTGGAGCTGATCAACGAGCTGCCGTTGCCGCTGGGCGAGGTGTCGCTGGTCGCCTCCGCGGAGTCGGCTGGCAAACGGCTGCAGGTGCGCGAGCATTACGTCAGTGTTGCGGCGCTGGAGTCGTTCGACTTCAGCACCGTGCAATTGGCGATTTTTGCTGTACCTGAAGCGGTGGCTTTGCAGTGGGCGCCGCAGGCCGCTGATGCCGGTGTGGTGGTGGTGGATTTGTCCGGTGCGTTCGCGGCCGACACCGACGTGCCGCTGGTGGTGCCGGAGGTCAATCTGGAGTTGCTGGAAGACTTCCGCAATCGCGGCATTGTTGCCAGTCCGGCACCGGCCTCGATGCAGTTGGCGATGACGCTGAAGTCGCTGCTCAACATGGCCGGCCTGGAGCAAGCCGCTGCGGTAGTGCTGGAGCCGGCGGCCCATTACGGCCGCGCCGGTGTCGACGACCTGGCCCGCCAGACCGCGCGCTTAATGAATGCACAAGAGGTGGAGCCGGGAGTATTCGGCCGGCAGTTAGCCTTCAATGTGCTGCCCACCATCGGCGAGCCGCTTGGCAGCGGTGCTACCCGCGCCGAGCTGCGCGTAGCACTGGAAACGCTGCGCTTACTGGGCGAGCCGGGCTTGCGCTTGAGCGTAACGATACAGCAGGTGCCGACCTTCCACGGTTGCAATGTGGCACTCAGTTGTGAGTCGGTGCAGCCACTGGCGCTGGAGCAATGGCTCACCGCACTGATGCAGCAGCCCGGGCTGCGGGTGCAGCCGGATCATGAGCCGGCTAGCGCTGTGACGGACGCCGTTGGCGACGACATGGTGTGGCTCAGCCGTTTGCGCAAAGACCTGTCGCGTGAGCAAGGTTTCCAGCTGTCGTTGGTCACCGATAACCTGCGCAAAGGCTCAGCACTCAATGCCTTGCAGATCGTTGACTTGTTGATTAAGCACCATCTCTCATGA
- the asd gene encoding aspartate-semialdehyde dehydrogenase, translated as MALRVGFVGWRGMVGSVLMGRMREENDFAGIDPVFFSTSQVGEAGPDVGKDIPLLQDATDIEALKGLDVVLTCQGGDYTNEVYPKLRAAGWNGYWIDAASALRMNDDAVIVLDPVNRPLIDQALNNGVKNFVGGNCTNSILLMGVGALFREGLVEWVSSMTYQAASGGGANHMRELLKGMGVIHDSVQQELATPSSAILDIDRKVAQTIRDEVPREYFGAPLAGGLIPWIDSQLDNGQSREEWKGQAEVNKILGTDPVIPVDGLCVRIGAMRCHSLALTMKLKRDLPLEEIEQIIRSGNDWVKFVPNQRDLTARELTPAAITGSLEIGVGRVRKLNMGPEYLSAFVIGDQLLWGAAEPLRRMLRILQGA; from the coding sequence ATGGCATTGCGAGTTGGTTTTGTAGGTTGGCGCGGCATGGTCGGCTCAGTACTGATGGGCCGCATGCGTGAAGAAAACGATTTCGCCGGTATCGACCCGGTGTTCTTCTCCACGTCCCAAGTGGGCGAAGCCGGTCCCGATGTGGGTAAAGACATTCCGCTGCTGCAGGACGCCACCGACATCGAGGCGCTGAAAGGCCTTGACGTGGTGTTGACCTGCCAGGGTGGTGATTACACCAACGAGGTGTATCCGAAGCTGCGCGCTGCCGGTTGGAACGGCTACTGGATTGATGCCGCCTCAGCGCTGCGCATGAATGACGATGCCGTCATCGTGCTCGACCCGGTTAACCGCCCGCTGATCGACCAGGCGCTCAACAATGGTGTGAAGAATTTCGTCGGCGGCAACTGCACCAACTCGATTCTGTTGATGGGCGTTGGCGCGCTGTTCCGCGAAGGGCTGGTGGAATGGGTCAGCTCCATGACCTACCAGGCGGCCAGCGGCGGCGGTGCCAACCACATGCGCGAACTGCTCAAGGGCATGGGCGTGATCCACGACAGCGTGCAGCAGGAACTGGCGACACCGTCGTCAGCGATCCTCGACATCGACCGCAAAGTGGCGCAAACCATCCGCGACGAGGTGCCGCGCGAATACTTCGGCGCACCGCTGGCCGGTGGCCTGATTCCGTGGATCGATTCGCAACTCGACAACGGCCAGTCCCGTGAAGAGTGGAAAGGGCAGGCAGAGGTCAACAAAATTCTCGGCACCGACCCAGTGATCCCGGTGGATGGCCTGTGCGTGCGTATCGGCGCCATGCGCTGCCACTCGCTGGCGCTGACGATGAAGCTCAAACGCGACCTGCCGTTGGAAGAGATCGAGCAGATCATCCGCTCCGGCAACGACTGGGTGAAATTCGTGCCGAACCAGCGCGACCTGACCGCCCGTGAACTGACCCCGGCCGCCATCACTGGCAGCCTGGAAATCGGTGTCGGCCGCGTGCGCAAGCTGAACATGGGCCCGGAGTATCTGTCCGCGTTTGTGATTGGCGACCAGCTGCTGTGGGGCGCTGCGGAGCCGCTGCGCCGCATGCTGCGCATTCTGCAAGGTGCCTGA